The following proteins are co-located in the Pseudomonas antarctica genome:
- a CDS encoding LysR family transcriptional regulator, with the protein MPDLNLLITLDVLLSEGSVARAAKRLRLSPSAMSRALARLRETTGDPLLVRAGRGLVPTPRALALREHVGRLVQDAQAVLRPAQSLDMSQVIRTFTLRSSEEFVENLGPALLARIAQDAPGVRLRFVNKTDKDNALLRDASVDLAIGVVDASAGPEVLTQALFRDRLVGVVRSGHPLSQGDVSAERFAEGQHVYVSRRGLDRGEVDDALEAQGLTRHISTIVAGFATAIALARDTDLIASVPERYTANQRAGLYSFPLPVAIPTFTLSMLWHPRLDADLAHRWLRGCLREVCGH; encoded by the coding sequence ATGCCGGATCTGAATTTGCTGATTACCCTGGATGTCTTGCTCAGCGAAGGCAGCGTGGCGCGCGCCGCCAAACGCCTGCGTCTGAGCCCGTCGGCCATGAGCCGTGCGCTGGCACGGCTGCGTGAAACCACCGGCGACCCCTTGTTGGTGCGTGCCGGGCGTGGCCTCGTGCCGACACCGCGCGCGCTGGCGCTGCGCGAGCACGTCGGCCGTTTGGTACAAGACGCCCAAGCCGTGCTGCGGCCCGCGCAATCCCTGGACATGAGCCAGGTGATACGCACTTTCACGCTGCGCTCCAGCGAAGAGTTTGTCGAAAATCTTGGCCCGGCATTGCTGGCGCGCATCGCCCAAGACGCGCCCGGCGTGCGGCTGCGCTTCGTCAACAAGACGGACAAGGACAATGCCTTGCTGCGTGACGCCAGCGTGGACCTGGCGATCGGCGTGGTCGACGCCAGTGCCGGCCCGGAGGTGCTGACCCAGGCGTTGTTTCGCGATCGCTTGGTCGGCGTGGTGCGCAGCGGTCATCCTCTGAGCCAGGGGGATGTCAGCGCCGAGCGTTTTGCCGAGGGCCAGCACGTCTACGTGTCACGGCGCGGGTTGGACCGTGGCGAGGTCGATGACGCGCTCGAAGCCCAAGGCCTCACGCGTCACATCAGTACCATCGTCGCCGGTTTTGCCACGGCGATCGCCCTTGCCCGCGACACTGATCTGATCGCCAGCGTGCCCGAGCGCTACACCGCCAATCAGCGCGCGGGTCTGTATAGCTTCCCACTGCCGGTCGCAATACCGACTTTCACCCTGTCCATGCTCTGGCATCCACGCCTGGATGCCGACCTGGCCCATCGCTGGTTGCGTGGCTGTTTGCGTGAGGTGTGCGGGCACTGA
- a CDS encoding GNAT family N-acetyltransferase — protein sequence MFSLTRYTAPCPESVNSQILQMVVDNLTDISSVALAPSNLLYNIYQYATGFEVHLYLQALDGSKGIAVELVVAMDEEQVIGFCLYLPVKDDPQACGIAFMAVQAGRRRQGVARAMMHEVLACYPHAELACAVEKVSAFEAMGFQVRGARGTQVLMNTRDYGTDGLMGVLDVASIYTSLEVRQIHTYLLQKHGKRAMVDAEKQRDRHLDQLTRKVERFVSERLA from the coding sequence ATGTTCAGCCTTACCCGCTATACCGCGCCGTGCCCCGAGTCGGTCAACAGCCAGATCCTGCAGATGGTGGTGGACAACCTCACCGACATCAGCAGCGTCGCGCTGGCACCGAGTAATTTGCTCTACAACATCTATCAGTACGCCACCGGCTTTGAGGTGCACCTTTACCTGCAGGCGCTGGATGGTTCCAAAGGCATTGCCGTCGAGCTGGTGGTGGCGATGGATGAGGAACAGGTGATTGGATTTTGCCTGTATCTGCCCGTGAAGGATGATCCGCAGGCCTGCGGTATTGCCTTTATGGCCGTGCAAGCCGGGCGTCGGCGCCAGGGCGTGGCACGCGCGATGATGCACGAGGTGCTCGCGTGCTATCCCCATGCGGAACTGGCGTGTGCGGTGGAAAAGGTCTCGGCTTTTGAAGCCATGGGCTTTCAGGTTCGCGGCGCGCGGGGCACCCAGGTATTGATGAACACACGCGATTACGGCACCGATGGCTTGATGGGCGTGCTGGACGTGGCCTCGATCTATACCTCATTGGAGGTCCGGCAGATTCATACCTACCTGCTGCAAAAACACGGCAAGCGCGCGATGGTCGACGCGGAGAAACAGCGCGATCGCCACCTTGATCAGCTGACACGCAAGGTTGAGCGGTTTGTAAGTGAGCGTCTGGCCTGA
- a CDS encoding TetR/AcrR family transcriptional regulator, whose product MSSDESPAPRRRLSREDRLRQLLDVAWQLVSDEGTEALTLGRLAELAGVTKPVVYDHFVTRAGLLAALYEDFDGRQNQVLADALDASDATLEDRAWVIASSYVDCVLLQGREIPGVIAALSSSPELETLKRKYEAIFLDKCRDALAPFAPGANVSQAAMRAMLGAAEALSHAAASGEISREEAQQELLATILAMIKRARG is encoded by the coding sequence ATGTCAAGCGATGAATCCCCTGCCCCACGTCGACGCCTTTCACGCGAAGATCGCCTTCGCCAATTGCTGGACGTGGCTTGGCAACTGGTCAGCGATGAAGGCACCGAAGCCCTGACCCTCGGCCGCCTGGCGGAACTGGCGGGCGTGACCAAACCGGTGGTCTATGACCATTTCGTCACCCGCGCCGGGTTGCTGGCTGCGCTTTACGAGGACTTCGACGGGCGCCAGAACCAGGTGCTGGCCGATGCCCTGGACGCCAGCGACGCAACATTGGAGGATCGGGCGTGGGTGATTGCCTCGTCCTATGTCGATTGCGTGTTATTGCAAGGGCGGGAAATCCCGGGCGTGATTGCCGCCTTGAGCAGTTCGCCGGAGCTGGAAACCCTCAAGCGCAAATATGAGGCAATCTTCCTCGATAAATGCCGGGATGCCCTGGCGCCGTTTGCACCCGGCGCCAATGTTTCCCAGGCCGCCATGCGCGCCATGCTCGGCGCGGCGGAAGCCTTGTCCCATGCGGCAGCCAGTGGCGAGATCAGCCGCGAAGAGGCGCAGCAGGAGTTGCTGGCGACGATTCTGGCGATGATCAAACGGGCGCGGGGTTGA